The Thermodesulfovibrio thiophilus DSM 17215 nucleotide sequence CATCAAACTTGCCCTGATCTCTGATGTAGATGATTTTTTGAGTCTTCCACATCCAGAGCCTGTAAAGGACGTGGAACTCTTTGATGAGCAACTCATAGAGATAAAAGACTCATTGCCTCAAATATTAATTGATATGCAGAAATCTACACTTTTTGACAGCAGAATTAAGAAACTTAGAAATGCAGAAATAGATCTTGCAATTGAAGAAAGAGGTATTATAAATTCAAATGGAATTTCGGTTTTTCAGTCTTTGACCTCCATAAATAGCTATATAATTGCAGTTGCTGAAGATGGAGATTCTCAAATGGGCTGGGCTTACAGAACAGAAAGATTTTTGAAAAATATTAACTTTGAAGATATAGGCAGACAAGCAGCCAGTAAAGCATTAATGCTTCTCAATCCTCAGAGAATCAGTCCTTTTAAGGGTTTTGCAGTTTTAGACCCTTATGTTGCATGTGAATTTCTTGAGCTTATTAGTCATTCTCTATCTGCGGAGAACTATCTGACGGGTAAGTCTCTTTTTATTGATAAAATTGGACATCCAGTGATTAATGAAAAATTGAAAATTGTAGATGATGGAACGATTCCACAGAAATTTGGTTCATCTGCATTTGATGACGAAGGAGTTCCAACATCAAGAAAAATTTTGATAGAAAAAGGCGTTCTGAATTTAATTTTACACAACACCTATACTGCAAAGCGGTCTGGTAGTAGTTCCACAGGAAATGCTGTCAGAACAGATAGAGGAATCTCAGTGGGACCATCAAATCTTTATATTGATACAGAAGAACAAAAACTAAGCAGAGATGAGTTAGTCAGGAAAGTCCAAAAAGGAGTCTATATTGTTGAAGTTATGGGAATGCATACCGCAAATCCTGTAAGCGGAGATTTTTCAGTTGGGATTTCAGGAGTTTATATAGAGGATGGACAGATGAAATATCCAGTAAGGGAAGTGGTTGTATCTGGCAATGTGAGGGAACTCTTTCAGAATACAGTGGCTTTGGGTAATGACTTAACATTCTTTGGAAACTTTGGTTCACCGACCCTCCTTGTAGGGGGCATAGATATATCTGGTTAAAGGAGGAAGCAGTGGATTATTTTTTAACTGAAGAACAAAAAATGATAAAAGAGCTGGCAAGACAGATTGCTGAGGAGCATATTCTTCCTGTTCGGGCAGAGCTGGATGAAACAGGTGAGTTTCCATGGGAGGTTATGAAAATTCTTGCTCAGGCAGATATGTTCAGGGTTTTTGTTCCGGAGGAATACGGAGGGCTTGGTACAGGTGCACTTGAACTCTGTCTTGTAGTTGAAGAGCTGTCTCGTATTTGTCTTGGAGTATCAACTACTTATGCTGCAAATGCACTGGGAACTTATCCAATTCTTCTTTTTGGAACAGATGAGCAAAAGAAAAAGTATTTACCGGACATAGCTGATGGGAAAAGACTGGTTGCTTTTGCTCTTACAGAGCCAAACGCTGGTTCTGATGCAGGAGGGATTCAGACAACTGCGGTAAAAGACGGAGATCATTATGTGCTTAATGGCAGGAAACAGTGGATTACAAATGGCGGAGAAGCCGAAATTTATACAGTTATTGCTCTTACAGATAAAGCAAAGGGAGCTCGTGGTGCATCAGCTTTTATTGTTGAAAAAGGAACTCTTGGTTTTAGTTTTGGCAAGAAAGAAAATAAAATGGGAATAAGAGCATCAGCAACAAGAGAATTAATATTTGAAGATTGCAGAATTCCACAGTCAAATATGCTGAGCAGAGAAGGTATGGGCTTTATTGTTGCAATGAAAACACTTGATCAAAGCCGTGTTGGTGTTGGATCCCAGGGACTTGGAGTTGCACAGGGTGCATTTGAAGAGGCTGCAAAGTTTGCCAAACAGAGAGTACAGTTTGGCCAGCCTGTGATAAGTTTTCAGGCAATTCAGCATATGCTTGCTGATATGGCAATTCAGATTGAGGCAGCTAGAGCACTCATTTATTCAGTTGCAAGGTACATTGACTCTGGAGCAAAGGATATTACAAAAGCATCAGCAATGGCAAAAACATTTGCCACTGATGTTGCCATGAAAGTAACAGTTGATGCTGTTCAGGTTATGGGAGGCTCTGGATATATGAAAGATTATCCTGTTGAAAAAATGATGCGGGATGCAAAGATACTTCAAATTTACGAGGGCACCAATCAGATTCAGAGAAATGTAATCGGGCAGGCAATAATAAAGGAACTTACAAAAGCGGGTTTTTAATCAGGATATTGTTTTTGAAATTTTTAAATTCAGGATATTATTCAATATTCCTTATAGCGATGATTTTTTGGCTCTGTTCGATCAGTTGCTCGAGCTTTCAAAATATTTCTATGCCACAAAGCTATTCAATAGAGCTAACATCAAGAGAGAAAATGGAATTATTGGATGAACATAATCTGTGGCGAAAACAGGTTGGTGTGGCTGAACTTAAATGGGCATCAGAGCTTGAAAGAGTTGCTCAGGACTGGGCTTATAAATTGAGCAGGCAGTATGGATGTAAAATGATTCACAGTGATAATGATTTTGGAGAAAACATCTTCTGGGCAAACTATAATGCAACTGCAAAAATAGTTGTTGACTACTGGGCAGCGGAAAAATTTTATTATGATTATTCAACTAACAGTTGCAGAGCTGGTAAAAGCTGCGGGCATTACACTCAGATTGTATGGAGAGATACCAGAGAAGTAGGATGTGCAAAGGCTAGATGCAGTAATACAGAAGAAATCTGGGTCTGTAATTACAGGCCTGCGGGTAATATACTCAATAAAAGACCTTATTAAGCAATATTCAGTGACAAAGGCGTATGAAAAGTTCAAGAGAGATTATAGTTGAATTCTGAGATTGATTGATGTGGCTTATAATTTTGATAGAATCATAACTCTGTGTGATTCTCCCATCCCAGATGGCAGTACAAGTCTTTTAAATTTCTGTATTAAATCCTCTTTCTGGAGTTGTTCAAGCAGAGGCTCATCGCATAGAGAGATTAAAAATTTACTCTGTGATAGGTATAAATCAACATTAAATCCAGCCTGTTCAGCCCATTTTTTTAATGCTGTAAAATTAACATGGGCAGTAATGTCCTGCTCACCAAGATTTACATAAGGGTTTTCATTTACGCTGTGTTTATAATAACAGAGCAGGCTGCC carries:
- a CDS encoding TldD/PmbA family protein; translated protein: MHQQHIWNNYLNLIKQKIPSINADWEIYFFNRKTYSVEGKNLEIDKQKDAIRFHFSIRVIKDKKAGFATCSDINKIPNAFESAIKLALISDVDDFLSLPHPEPVKDVELFDEQLIEIKDSLPQILIDMQKSTLFDSRIKKLRNAEIDLAIEERGIINSNGISVFQSLTSINSYIIAVAEDGDSQMGWAYRTERFLKNINFEDIGRQAASKALMLLNPQRISPFKGFAVLDPYVACEFLELISHSLSAENYLTGKSLFIDKIGHPVINEKLKIVDDGTIPQKFGSSAFDDEGVPTSRKILIEKGVLNLILHNTYTAKRSGSSSTGNAVRTDRGISVGPSNLYIDTEEQKLSRDELVRKVQKGVYIVEVMGMHTANPVSGDFSVGISGVYIEDGQMKYPVREVVVSGNVRELFQNTVALGNDLTFFGNFGSPTLLVGGIDISG
- a CDS encoding pathogenesis-related family 1 protein; its protein translation is MPQSYSIELTSREKMELLDEHNLWRKQVGVAELKWASELERVAQDWAYKLSRQYGCKMIHSDNDFGENIFWANYNATAKIVVDYWAAEKFYYDYSTNSCRAGKSCGHYTQIVWRDTREVGCAKARCSNTEEIWVCNYRPAGNILNKRPY
- a CDS encoding acyl-CoA dehydrogenase family protein; amino-acid sequence: MDYFLTEEQKMIKELARQIAEEHILPVRAELDETGEFPWEVMKILAQADMFRVFVPEEYGGLGTGALELCLVVEELSRICLGVSTTYAANALGTYPILLFGTDEQKKKYLPDIADGKRLVAFALTEPNAGSDAGGIQTTAVKDGDHYVLNGRKQWITNGGEAEIYTVIALTDKAKGARGASAFIVEKGTLGFSFGKKENKMGIRASATRELIFEDCRIPQSNMLSREGMGFIVAMKTLDQSRVGVGSQGLGVAQGAFEEAAKFAKQRVQFGQPVISFQAIQHMLADMAIQIEAARALIYSVARYIDSGAKDITKASAMAKTFATDVAMKVTVDAVQVMGGSGYMKDYPVEKMMRDAKILQIYEGTNQIQRNVIGQAIIKELTKAGF